In the genome of Magnolia sinica isolate HGM2019 chromosome 2, MsV1, whole genome shotgun sequence, one region contains:
- the LOC131237898 gene encoding putative disease resistance protein At1g58400: MAEAALKFFIQRLNSLLLQEDEIISVVKDHIRPIEIILNAIRPFVDGAAAGGRKEEQEKAAGIWSRELIDTIHDVDNCIDEFIVQMNGQDGSDQSPPIVQFRSKLENIKARLVEILDRKVRMINMENFKSSYESLPYYLKSCLMYCCIFPADSCIGRGKLVRMLVAEGLIEEKQGEIVEVVAEKYIEELNRIGMLESNEEQADRDQKFKINAQFREFLLQMMEEENFVAACTSPDARIPPTARRVSIHDDGNNFPANLNNLAIRSLIMLSIGRLSESAWNRLRTTLCSMKLLRVLHLEGVKIDRLPDEVGDLVHLRYLGLKNSEIRELPESLSNLQSLQTMDVRWCGELASLPDSILNLVRLRHLKMFKNSGVAGVKLPTGIGKLEKIQTLTGIYAGDAIAEELSRMIQIRKLGVMDVSEDHAAELYASIMKMEGLVSLTLEAEHTYPQQPILPLDGLELTSHLRKLRLEGKLERIPGFFLALENLTKLRLGFSFLLEDSCSVLQMLPNLKQLCLWRAYEGRRLGREFCGAGGFPKLEDLTIASHELEEWTEIEEGAMPSLKWLRLHNCLKLRMLPEGLQHVTTLKRLYLIPLLDDHEQRLRPGGGEENYKIKHIPKIKFMTTSDVKRSVSEVAVPISCADPLGP, encoded by the coding sequence ATGGCAGAAGCTGCGCTTAAATTCTTCATACAGAGATTGAATTCTCTGTTACTGCAAGAAGATGAGATCATCTCAGTCGTGAAAGATCATATCCGTCCGATCGAGATCATACTCAATGCTATCAGACCATTCGTGGATGGCGCCGCTGCTGGCGGAaggaaagaagaacaagaaaaagcAGCCGGCATCTGGTCGCGCGAACTGATCGATACAATCCACGACGTGGACAACTGCATCGACGAGTTCATCGTTCAGATGAACGGCCAAGATGGGTCAGACCAATCTCCCCCTATCGTCCAGTTCAGAAGCAAATTGGAAAATATCAAGGCCCGCCTCGTCGAAATCCTGGATAGAAAAGTTCGGATGATCAACATGGAGAACTTCAAATCGAGCTATGAAAGCTTGCCGTATTACCTTAAATCCTGTTTGATGTACTGCTGTATCTTCCCTGCTGATAGCTGTATCGGGAGGGGGAAACTCGTTCGGATGCTGGTAGCTGAAGGGCTGATAGAAGAAAAACAGGGAGAGATTGTCGAAGTTGTGGCCGAAAAGTACATTGAGGAATTGAATAGGATTGGAATGCTTGAATCCAATGAAGAACAAGCAGATCGGGACCAAAAGTTCAAGATCAACGCTCAATTCCGGGAATTCTTACTCCAGATGATGGAGGAGGAGAATTTCGTTGCGGCATGTACAAGCCCGGATGCTCGAATCCCTCCTACTGCTCGACGTGTCTCAATTCACGATGATGGGAATAATTTCCCGGCGAATTTGAATAATCTCGCGATCCGGTCGTTGATCATGCTCAGCATCGGCCGCTTATCGGAATCGGCTTGGAATCGCCTGAGGACCACGCTTTGTAGTATGAAATTGCTACGGGTGTTGCATCTCGAAGGCGTGAAGATCGACAGGCTACCGGATGAAGTGGGAGATCTGGTACACTTGAGGTATTTGGGCCTGAAGAATTCGGAAATCAGAGAGCTGCCGGAGAGTCTAAGCAATCTTCAGAGTCTGCAGACGATGGATGTCAGATGGTGTGGGGAGCTAGCGTCGTTGCCGGACAGCATTCTGAATCTTGTTCGGTTGCGACATCTCAAAATGTTCAAGAATTCCGGTGTTGCTGGGGTGAAGCTTCCTACCGGAATCGGGAAACTGGAGAAAATCCAAACGCTGACGGGCATATACGCCGGCGACGCCATCGCTGAAGAGCTGAGCAGGATGATTCAGATTCGAAAGCTGGGTGTGATGGATGTGTCGGAAGATCACGCAGCTGAATTATACGCTTCGATCATGAAAATGGAGGGCCTTGTTTCACTGACACTGGAAGCAGAACATACATATCCCCAACAACCGATCCTCCCGTTAGACGGACTCGAACTCACCTCTCATCTTCGGAAGCTCCGTCTCGAAGGGAAGCTAGAGAGAATTCCAGGCTTCTTTCTAGCCTTAGAAAACCTCACTAAGCTGAGATTGGGATTTTCGTTTCTGTTGGAAGACTCGTGTTCTGTTCTTCAAATGCTGCCTAATCTGAAACAGCTCTGCTTGTGGCGAGCCTACGAGGGAAGACGTCTTGGGAGGGAATTTTGCGGTGCGGGCGGGTTTCCGAAACTAGAAGATCTGACCATTGCTTCTCATGAGCTGGAAGAGTGGACGGAGATCGAAGAGGGAGCGATGCCGAGCTTGAAGTGGCTGAGGCTCCATAACTGTTTGAAATTGAGGATGCTGCCTGAAGGGCTGCAGCATGTAACTACATTGAAGCGGTTGTACTtgattcctctgcttgatgatcaTGAACAGAGGCTGCGGCCCGGTGGAGGCGAAGAGAACTACAAGATCAAgcacatcccaaaaatcaagttcatgACCACTTCCGACGTTAAACGGAGTGTATCCGAGGTGGCCGTGCCGATTTCGTGTGCTGATCCATTGGGGCCATGA